CACGCTTTCACCGTGGAGACCGGGGTTCGACTCCCCGTATCGGAgtgttctttttcttacctCTTGAAAAAGAGGTAGTAAAGTCAATATAAATTCTTGGCTGAAGTATTTCAATACAATTGGTCAAGGaagttattatttttttaatgacTTATATCTGTCCAACACAACAGGTTACACCATATAATCTCTATTTACTGGACAGGCGGAAATCGATAGTTTAGCTTTCCTAAAAATCGTTATATTATAGAAGCGTCTTGACAcgttttcaaaaaaggaagaagcaAGAACGAAAAGAGATAAGGattcaaaagaaaggaagCCCAATGTCTCGCAAATTTGATTTAAAAACGATTACTGATCTTTCCGTCCTAGTTGGGACTGGCATATCATTATACTACCTGGTCAGTCGGCTACTCAACGATGTTGAATCAGGACCGTTATCAGGTAAATCAAGGGAATCAAAGGCCAAACAGTCCTTGCAATGGGAAAAGCTGGTGAAAAGATCACCGGCATTGGCAGAAGTAACATTAGATGCATATGAAAGGACTATATTATCTTCTATCGTTACGCCAGatgaaataaatattaCATTCCAGGATATTGGTGGCTTAGACCCGCTTATTTCAGATCTACATGAAAGTGTCATATATCCCTTGATGATGCCAGAAGTATATTCTAATAGCCCTTTACTTCAAGCACCTAGCGGTGTCTTGCTATATGGGCCACCAGGATGTGGTAAAACCATGTTGGCGAAGGCCCTAGCCAAGGAAAGTGGTGCTAATTTTATCTCAATAAGAATGTCATCTATAATGGATAAATGGTATGGTGAATCTAACAAAATAGTCGATGCAATGTTTTCATTGGCGAACAAGTTACAACCTTGtataatattcattgacGAAATTGATTCATTCCTTAGAGAACGGTCTTCTACAGATCATGAAGTTACGGCAACCTTAAAAGCTGAATTCATGACTTTATGGGATGGCTTATTGAATAATGGAAGGGTTATGATTATCGGTGCTACTAATCGGATAAATGACATAGATGATGCGTTTTTGAGGAGGTTACCAAAAAGGTTTCTTGTTTCATTGCCTGGTTCTGATCAACGTTACAAAATATTAAGTGTTTTATTAAAAGACACTAAACTAGACGAAGACGAATTCGACTTGCAACTGATTGCAGACAATACCAAAGGATTTTCTGGGTCGGACCTGAAAGAGCTTTGCAGAGAAGCGGCCTTAGATGCAGCAAAGGAATACATAAAACAGAAGAGGCAGCTCATTGATAGTGGTACAATCGATGTTAATGATACTTCTTCCTTGAAGATAAGACCATTAAAGACAAAagattttacaaaaaaattaagaatGGATGCTACAAGTACGTTGTCATCTCAACCTCTTGATTAAGGAAGgaaaattagaaaaaaaagaagaaagctTTTTATTCACGCATCATATCATATCAGATAAGCTAGTTTTCACATAATATGTGTATATGCAGTATACTCCTGTACATAACTTCCTTTATTTCTGCTTTATAATTATATACtagttatttttcttgggCCGCTTTTATTACGGCAACTATTCTATCAGGTTTAGTCATAATCTAAATCTAAAGATGGGGAAAAGCCAAAAACACTCAACTTTCAATGAATACAAAGCTTCATGAAAGCAATAGATAAAATGACGGATAATCCACCACAAGAAGGCTTAAGTGGgaggaaaataatatatgACGAAGATGGCAAACCGTATGTTGGATTACGCAAAGCAATTCAGGATCTACTGATCCAATCAAGCTTgtgattttttattaacaaATTCTCTATAATAGTTGCCGATCATGTAACACCCTACTTGACTTTCAGTACGTGACCGGGAAGATATCTAATGGCCTGAAGAACCTCTCATCTAACGGTAAACTAGCAGGTACGGGGGCTCTCACTGGCGAAGCTTCAGAGTTGATGCCTGGCTCAAGAACATACAGGAAGGTTGACCCTCCTGACGTAGAGCAACTAGGTAGATCTTCATGGACGCTGTTACACTCTGTAGCTGCCAGCTATCCTGCTCAACCTACAGACCAACAGAAGGGTGAAATGAAACAGTTCTTGAATATCTTCTCACATATTTATCCTTGCAACTGGTGTGCTAAagactttgaaaaatatatcagAGAAAATGCACCACAAGTTGAGTCAAGAGAAGAACTTGGGAGGTGGATGTGTGAAGCCCACAATAAAGTCAATAAGAAATTGAGGAAGCCCAAATTTGACTGTAATTTCTGGGAAAAAAGATGGAAGGACGGCTGGGACGAATAAGTACAATCTCAGAATTCTGAAGGAACACATAAAAGACAATTTATACATATTTACAGATTCTCGTGTATATAACACTCCAATCGTATTGATCAGTCATATGTTGGCTTTTTTATTTAGGCTTGAGCTCTAACTTTCCAGATGAATGACTTTTCTACTAATATATGTTAGGATTAATAGTTTTATAtgtataaaaatatttagtCAGTATTTAGCTAAAAAGTTTactttcaaagaattgTCATGTTTGCAGCTAGTGCCTCTGGTCTTTTGAGTATTCCCAGCCCTTGTTTAGAGGTCATCAAGAATGAACTTGAAATTAGCCGTATCAGTGGTATTAACCTCTTCTAAGAAGagcagaaaaagaaaaaaatctccGCGACGGGGAATTGAACCCCGATCTGGCACGCGACAAGCGCCCATTCTGACCATTAAACTATCACGGAAGAAATATCTGTGAAATGTGACTCTTATAGCATACTATTTTAGTTATGAATTGTGAAAATCCTCCCTGTCCTGCGTTCTACAATTTATTTAGTACTTGTTTGGCAAAAACGTCTCTCAGTGCCATTTACTTTGTAAAAAGTGCAGACTACATCGCATCAACGGTCATATTAGGAGCCACTTCTATTTTTAACTCAACATGatcattcaaaaatgtCGATACACTTGCATTTTATTGTACATACTAGTTGGAAGAGGCAGCGTCGATTTTGCTGAAATTTCTAGTAACTTGTAGCAGCAATACATTATATCATAAAAATAACCTGACTTGTAAAAGTTGAAACCCTAacttttattatttctttcaatatttttcgATTAGACGTGAAAGATGACCAAGCACAActaacaaaaaatttgcatcCTCATAAAAAGCAAGACTTTTTGTATGTCGAAacaaaattattaaaaaacaCGCATTAACACAGACACGAATTTGGCATACTTTCATTTTACTTTATATCTAGTGAAAAGTAGAAATTGTTTAAGGGAACTACTTCACAGTGACCACTGATACTAGAATATGGAAATAAGAAAAGTTGCTAAGTAGGAGCCTAacaatctttttttatatttttccataTTCCTTTATTGTCATGGGTCAAGACTGTATATGTTAGTGAAAGTTTTAGGGTTCTTGTGACAAACTTCACCAACATAAACATGGCCTCTTCGAAGATCCGTAGATTTTGCATTTTTGCGGTGGTTTATGGATTCAAAGCGAGGCCTAAATTAACGATCATGTCTTTGCTATTATATCAGAGGGCATATCATTGAATTTCCGATTTCCAAagggaagaaaataaataaagtTGTGCTATTTCCATGcatccttttttctttcattcaATGACACATACTTCTTGTAGTAGGAACAATTGGTAGTTCTGATATCGATTAAGCCTTCTAAAAATGCTTTATATTATAAAGTACAAATGCAAGAAGTAGCTATGGATGCTAAAGAGCTGGTCGATTTATTGTTTGGTGAATGAATGTAGGTTTAAATCAATGATCTCTGAATCAGAAACAAGGGTGACCAAAATTGGAACCTTGAGCCTTTCTTCCTGTAGTTCATTTCTGCcttctctttttatatCGAACGATGTTAATTTATTCCACTGataaattttcttattgttCTTAATATAACCctttttaaatatttccaaaatacttaacattttttgaatatgtGGACCGTAAGAGAATATACAAACTACTTGTTGTAGACCCAAACTTCTATCTGCCATGTTGATTTGTTTATCTAACTTATTTACAGACTTCTTAATGTTATCGTTCTTCGATATGCCATGATACTGTATTGATGTACTGTTGTTACCATTATTTGCTAAGGACGGTATAACTGTTTCTTTGAGAAACCGAAGACATTGAGTGGAGGAAGAGATATCCAAATCTCTACTAATTTCATTGTAATATACGCCATTGATCATTTTGATTTgcttttatctttttttcttcttcttcttttcaatcTCTTCCAAACAATCTTGGCCTCATCTTCATGGAATTTTTCGAAATACTCATCAGCAAGTGTCCGATGCcttctcaattttttccaagagCGTGCGGGGGTTGGTTATCCAGTACATGTGTTGCTTGAAACTgccaacaaaaaagaaaagaaaataagaatataTTAGTACGCCAATAGTAAACGTCACCCCGAGGTTTAAAAACTAACCGTGATATACGAGGAGAATTGGTAACGGTACAATGATGATACTGGGTAAAGCCGGGATCCTGGCACAGTATGGGACAATATATGTGAGACAAAATACCATTCGGAATAATTTAAGTTCCTGCATTTTTAAGCAGTCACTATGTGCCTTTCATTCATTAGCAAAGGTGCTGCAACAAAAGCAAGTCCCACTGGACCTTTCATATGACATAATCAAGAGAGATGCAGTAAAAACTGGGGATGAAGGGAAGCCAAGACCACCTATTATCATACTTCACGGCTTATTCGGTAACAAGCTCAACAACCGAAGCATTGGCCGTAACcttaacaagaaattgGGAAGAGACGTGTATCTGCTGGACCTAAGAAATCATGGATCCTCACCACACAGTTCAGTCCATAACTACGAAGTCATGTCGGAAGACGTGAAACACTTTATCACAAAGCACGAATTAAACACCAATGGAGGCCCTATTATAATAGGACACTCAATGGGTGGTAAAGTTGCCATGATGCTGGTCCTGAAAAACCCGCAACTTTGTTCGATGTTAGTCTGTATAGAGAACGCTCCGGTGAGTTTGCGCCCTAACGCTGAGTTTGTCGAATACATCAAAGCGCTGATGGAAATCGTCAACGACAAGGGCAAAACTATCCGCACGCTGAAACAGGCTGATGAACACCTTGCAGAGAGGATCGGCGGCAATGAGCTAGTAAGGCGGTTTCTCCTAACGGCGCTGAAAAAGGTCAAGATGGACAATTCATCGTCTGTGTCGTCATATACATTCGAAGAACGAATTCCCCTCGCAACACTGAAAGATGCCATTGTCAAAGGTGAAATTGCCGCGTGGCCCCTAGATCCTGCTCGTGAACGATGGACGCGGCCTGCGCTATTCATCAGGGCTACTCAATCGCATTATGTGGTAGACGAGTATCTTCCGATCATCGGCGCGTTCTTTCCACGCTTTGAAACACGTGACATCGATGCGGGTCACTGGGTAAATGCGGAGAAGCCTGGGGAATGTGCCGAAAGCATCGTCGATTTTGTGGAGCGGCACGAGGATTAAAGGCAAGCGCCCCGGAGCAAGGTGCCAGTAGCACCAGTCGGTGGCTGTGCGCTTGCCGTAGCACATGACATACGGACTATTGTGTGAGTGGTGATGGGGTGTAGGCAGTGCCACACCAGTTTAAAGGCCTAGTAACGGCAAATCGCCAAAAGAGATGATGCTGATGCATACGATAAGATCGTCAGTTTCACGTTCGCGGTTCGAACATGGAATTGTGGCTAAAGAAATTTGGGCGGTATGATGCAAATGAGGTGTAcgtatgtatatatagcAAAGAGTAGAATAAAATGAGATAAAGCCTCGTTCGTTCTCTCCATTTCTTCCCTGTTTctcctttattttctctacTGCTTATTTCGAGTTCACCAGAGAACAAGAGAGCAGGAACGCAAAGAGTGTGTGACACGAAATTCAagatacaaaaataaaagcttACGTTGTGTATTTCAACTGGTGTGCTAAGAATAGAGTTTCATAAAGTACTGCATTTATTcatatattatttttgttatttgtatatatacttCACACTTAGAGTTCTACTAAAAGTCTACCCAGCACGCATCCTTCGTTTATTTTTACATCtctcttttgcttttcctttttttttttggtgcTTGCTAGATACTACTGAAGATCAAAGGTTACAAAGAACGCCGCATATATTTTCTGCAGGCATATTAAAGAAGTTACAAAAGGATTAATCGAAGCGCTGTTTGGATACACTCCTgtaaagagaagaaaaggaaaaaaataaaaagtgGACAATAAATAATTATTAAACTGTCATAGTTATGTCCTACAACGATCCAAACTTGAATGGACAGTATTACAGTAACGGTGATGGGACTGGTGACGGTAATTACCCTACGTACCAAGTGACACAGGATCAAAGTGCGTACGATGAGTACGGTCAGCCAATCTATACACAAAACCAACTGGATGATGGTTATTATGATCCAAACGAACAATACGTTGACGGTACACAATTTCCTCAGGGACAAGATCCTTCACAAGACCAAGGTCCTTATAATAACGATGCTAGTTACTATAACCAACCCCCCAATATGATGAACCCGTCTTCTCAAGATGGAGAGAACTTCTCAGATTTTAGCAGCTATGGTCCCCCATCCGGCACTTATCCTAACGATCAATATACTCCTTCTCAAATGAGTTATCCTGATCAAGATGGTTCTTCAGGGGCCTCAACCCCCTATGGAAATGGTGTCGTTAATGGTAATGGCCAGTACTACGACCCTAATGCTATTGAAATGGCTTTACCAAATGATCCATATCCCGCATGGACCGCAGATCCCCAGTCTCCCCTGCCCATCGAACAAATCGAAGATATCTTCATAGATTTAACAAATAAATTCGGTTTTCAGAGAGATTCCATGAGAAATATGTTTGACCATTTTATGACCCTTTTGGACTCTAGATCTTCTAGGATGTCTCCAGAACAGGCCCTTTTATCATTACATGCAGACTACATAGGTGGAGATACGGCCAACTACAAAAAATGGTACTTTGCCGCTCAACTTGATAtggatgatgaaattgGTTTCAGGAATATGAAGTTGGGTAAGCTATCAAGAAAGGCAAGAAAGGctaagaagaaaaataaaaaagccATGCAAGAGGCTAGTCCTGAAGACACTGAGGAGACTTTAAATCAAATTGAGGGTGATAACTCATTAGAAGCTGCGGATTTTAGATGGAAGTCAAAGATGAATCAACTTTCTCCATTTGAAATGGTTCGTCAAATTGCCTTGTTTTTATTATGTTGGGGCGAGGCAAATCAAGTCAGATTTACCCCGGAGTGTCTTTGTTTCATTTATAAATGCGCCTCTGATTACTTAGATTCTGCACAATGTCAACAACGTCCTGATCCCTTGCCTGAAGgtgattttttgaatagaGTTATTACTCCTCTTTATCGTTTTATTAGGAGCCAGGTTTACGAAATCGTGGATGGTCGATACGTGAAGAGTGAAAAAGATCATAACAAAGTTATTGGGTATGATGATGTCAATCAATTATTCTGGTATCCAGAAGGTATAGCAAAAATTGTCATGGAAGATGGAACCAGGTTGATTGATTTGCCAGCAGAGGAGCgttatttgaaattgggAGAAATTCCCTGGGATGatgtcttctttaaaacTTACAAAGAAACACGTTCCTGGTTACATTTAGTTACCAACTTCAATCGTATTTGGATCATGCACATCTCAGTATATTGGATGTATTGTGCTTACAATGCTCCAACTTTTTATACTCACAACTATCAACAATTGGTCGACAATCAGCCTTTGGCAGCTTATAAATGGGCCACTGCAGCATTAGGTGGTACTGTGGCAAGTTTGATTCAAGTTGCCGCTACTTTGTGCGAGTGGTCATTCGTTCCTAGAAAATGGGCGGGTGCTCAACATTTGTCCCGTAGATTCTGGTTCTTGTGTGTCATTATGGGTATTAATTTGGGGCCTGTGATATTTGTTTTCGCTTATGATAAGGACACAGTATATTCTACTGCCGCTCATGTCGTTGGAGCAGTTATGTTTTTTGTTGCTGTGGCAACacttgttttcttttccgtAATGCCATTGGGTGGATTATTTACATCGTATATGAAAAAGTCCACAAGAAGTTATGTTGCCTCACAGACCTTCACCGCATCTTTTGCTCCATTGCATGGTTTAGACAGGTGGATGTCTTATTTGGTTTGGGTAACCGTTTTTGCTGCTAAATATGCAGagtcatatttttttctaatacTGTCACTAAGAGATCCAATTAGGATTTTATCTACTACATCAATGAGATGTACTGGTGAATACTGGTGGGGTAATAAGATTTGTAAGGTCCAGCCAAAGATTGTTTTAGGTTTAATGATTGCGACTGACttcattttgttctttttggATACCTACTTGTGGTATATCGTTGTTAACACTGTTTTCTCGGTCGGAAAATCGTTCTATTTGGGTATTTCTATCTTAACTCCATGgagaaatattttcacTAGATTgccaaaaagaatttattcTAAGATCTTGGCTACTACTGATAtggaaataaaatataaaccGAAAGTACTAATTTCTCAGATTTGGAATGCTATCATTATCTCCATGTACAGAGAACATTTATTAGCCATAGACCATGTACAAAAATTGTTATATCATCAGGTTCCGTCCGAAATTGAAGGTAAGAGGACTTTGAGAGCACCaactttctttgtttcCCAAGATGACAATAATTTTGAGACTGAATTTTTCCCTAGAGATTCAGAAGCTGAGCGCcgtatttcattttttgcCCAATCTCTATCCACTCCAATTCCAGAACCACTACCAGTTGACAACATGCCAACATTTACTGTATTAACTCCCCATTACGCCGAGAGGATTCTATTATCATTGAGAGAAATTATTCGTGAAGATGATCAATTTTCAAGAGTTACTCTTTTGGAATACCTGAAGCAATTACACCCGGTAGAATGGGACTGTTTTGTTAAGGATACGAAAATTCTTGCTGAAGAAACGGCCGCATATGAAaacaatgaagatgaaCCTGAAAAGGAAGACGCTCTGAAATCTCAAATTGATGATTTACCTTTCTATTGTATTGGTTTCAAATCTGCTGCACCAGAATACACCTTACGTACGAGAATCTGGGCCTCTTTAAGGTCGCAAACTTTGTATCGCACAATCTCGGGGTTTATGAATTATTCGAGGGCCATAAAATTACTTTATCGTGTGGAAAATCCAGAAATCGTTCAAATGTTCGGTGGTAATGCTGATGGATTAGAAAGAGAACTGGAAAAAATGGCAAGGcgaaaattcaaattcttgGTTTCGATGCAAAGATTGGCCAAGTTTAAACCACATGAACTAGAAAATGCTGAGTTCCTGTTGAGAGCTTATCCGGACTTGCAAATTGCCTACCTGGATGAAGAACCTCCCTTAAACGAAGGCGAAGAGCCAAGAATTTACTCGGCCTTAATTGATGGTCATTGTGAGATTTTAGAGAATGGTCGTAGACGTCCCAAATTTAGAGTTCAACTATCCGGTAATCCAATTCTTGGTGATGGTAAATCAGATAATCAAAATCAtgctttgattttttaCAGAGGTGAGTATATTCAATTGATTGATGCTAATCAAGACAATTACTTGGAAGAGTGTTTGAAAATCAGGTCTGTCTTAgcagaatttgaagaattggGAATTGAGCAAATTCATCCTTATACTCCTGGTTTAAAATATGAGGACCAATCCACAAATCATCCTGTTGCAATTGTCGGCGCTAGAGAATATATTTTCTCAGAAAACTCTGGTGTTCTTGGTGATGTAGCGGCTGGTAAAGAACAAACTTTTGGTACATTATTTGCCCGTACTTTGGCACAGATTGGTGGTAAATTGCATTATGGTCATCCAGATTTTATTAATGCGACATTCATGACTACTAGGGGTGGTGTTTCCAAAGCACAAAAGGGTCTACATTtaaatgaagatatttATGCCGGTATGAATGCCGTACTTCGGGGTGGTCGTATCAAGCATTGCGAATATTATCAGTGTGGTAAAGGTAGAGATTTAGGTTTTGGTacaattttgaatttcacTACTAAGATCGGTGCTGGTATGGGTGAACAAATGTTATCTCGTGAATACTATTATTTGGGTACGCAATTACCTATTGACCGTTTTTTAACATTTTATTATGCGCATCCAGGGTTTCACTTGAATAACTTATTTATTCAATTGTCTCTGCAGATGTTCATGTTAACTTTAGTGAACTTGCATGCTTTGGCTCATGAATCCATTCTGTGTGTTTACGATAGGGATAAGCCAATTACTGATGTTTTGTATCCAATTGGTTGTTACAACTTTCATCCTGCGATTGATTGGGTGAGACGTTATACACTCTCTATTTTCATCGTCTTTTGGATTGCTTTTGTCCCTATTGTCGTTCAGGAATTAATCGAGCGTGGTCTGTGGAAGGCGACACAAAGATTTTTCCGTCACATTTTATCTCTATCTCCAATGTTTGAAGTCTTTGCTGGCCAAATCTATTCTTCAGCACTGTTAAGTGATATCGCTGTGGGTGGTGCTCGTTATATTTCAACAGGTCGTGGCTTTGCTACATCTCGTATACCTTTCTCTATTCTTTATTCAAGATTTGCGGGTTCAGCCATTTATATGGGATCAAGATCAATGTTGATGTTATTATTTGGTACCGTGGCACATTGGCAAGCTCCACTATTATGGTTTTGGGCATCATTATCAGCCTTAATCTTTGCAccattcattttcaatccACATCAATTTGCTTGGGAAGATTTTTTCCTAGACTACAGAGATTATATCAGATGGCTGTCAAGAGGTAATAATAAGTACCACAGGAACTCATGGATTGGTTATGTAAGAATGTCGAGGTCTCGTGTTACTGGTTTCAAGCGCAAACTGGTGGGTGATGAGTCTGAAAAATCTGCAGGCGATGCAAGCAGGGCTCATAGAACCAATTTAATTATGGCTGAAATTATACCGTGTGCGATTTACGCAGCAGGTTGTTTTATTGCCTTCACGTTTATTAATGCACAAACTGGTGTCAAGACTACTGATGAAGATAGAGTAAATTCCACCTTACGTATCATCATTTGCACCTTGGCGCCTATTGTTATCGATATTGGTGTTTTATTCTTCTGTATGGGTTTGTCATGCTGCTCTGGCCCTTTGTTGGGCATGTGCTGCAAGAAAACTGGTTCTGTTATGGCAGGGATCGCTCACGGTATCGCTGTTGTTGTCCATattgtctttttcattgtcatGTGGGTTTTAGAGGGTTTTAGTTTTGTTAGGATGTTGATTGGCGTTGTTACATGTATACAA
This sequence is a window from Saccharomyces cerevisiae S288C chromosome VII, complete sequence. Protein-coding genes within it:
- the GSC2 gene encoding 1,3-beta-glucan synthase GSC2 (Catalytic subunit of 1,3-beta-glucan synthase; involved in formation of the inner layer of the spore wall; activity positively regulated by Rho1p and negatively by Smk1p; GSC2 has a paralog, FKS1, that arose from the whole genome duplication), which codes for MSYNDPNLNGQYYSNGDGTGDGNYPTYQVTQDQSAYDEYGQPIYTQNQLDDGYYDPNEQYVDGTQFPQGQDPSQDQGPYNNDASYYNQPPNMMNPSSQDGENFSDFSSYGPPSGTYPNDQYTPSQMSYPDQDGSSGASTPYGNGVVNGNGQYYDPNAIEMALPNDPYPAWTADPQSPLPIEQIEDIFIDLTNKFGFQRDSMRNMFDHFMTLLDSRSSRMSPEQALLSLHADYIGGDTANYKKWYFAAQLDMDDEIGFRNMKLGKLSRKARKAKKKNKKAMQEASPEDTEETLNQIEGDNSLEAADFRWKSKMNQLSPFEMVRQIALFLLCWGEANQVRFTPECLCFIYKCASDYLDSAQCQQRPDPLPEGDFLNRVITPLYRFIRSQVYEIVDGRYVKSEKDHNKVIGYDDVNQLFWYPEGIAKIVMEDGTRLIDLPAEERYLKLGEIPWDDVFFKTYKETRSWLHLVTNFNRIWIMHISVYWMYCAYNAPTFYTHNYQQLVDNQPLAAYKWATAALGGTVASLIQVAATLCEWSFVPRKWAGAQHLSRRFWFLCVIMGINLGPVIFVFAYDKDTVYSTAAHVVGAVMFFVAVATLVFFSVMPLGGLFTSYMKKSTRSYVASQTFTASFAPLHGLDRWMSYLVWVTVFAAKYAESYFFLILSLRDPIRILSTTSMRCTGEYWWGNKICKVQPKIVLGLMIATDFILFFLDTYLWYIVVNTVFSVGKSFYLGISILTPWRNIFTRLPKRIYSKILATTDMEIKYKPKVLISQIWNAIIISMYREHLLAIDHVQKLLYHQVPSEIEGKRTLRAPTFFVSQDDNNFETEFFPRDSEAERRISFFAQSLSTPIPEPLPVDNMPTFTVLTPHYAERILLSLREIIREDDQFSRVTLLEYLKQLHPVEWDCFVKDTKILAEETAAYENNEDEPEKEDALKSQIDDLPFYCIGFKSAAPEYTLRTRIWASLRSQTLYRTISGFMNYSRAIKLLYRVENPEIVQMFGGNADGLERELEKMARRKFKFLVSMQRLAKFKPHELENAEFLLRAYPDLQIAYLDEEPPLNEGEEPRIYSALIDGHCEILENGRRRPKFRVQLSGNPILGDGKSDNQNHALIFYRGEYIQLIDANQDNYLEECLKIRSVLAEFEELGIEQIHPYTPGLKYEDQSTNHPVAIVGAREYIFSENSGVLGDVAAGKEQTFGTLFARTLAQIGGKLHYGHPDFINATFMTTRGGVSKAQKGLHLNEDIYAGMNAVLRGGRIKHCEYYQCGKGRDLGFGTILNFTTKIGAGMGEQMLSREYYYLGTQLPIDRFLTFYYAHPGFHLNNLFIQLSLQMFMLTLVNLHALAHESILCVYDRDKPITDVLYPIGCYNFHPAIDWVRRYTLSIFIVFWIAFVPIVVQELIERGLWKATQRFFRHILSLSPMFEVFAGQIYSSALLSDIAVGGARYISTGRGFATSRIPFSILYSRFAGSAIYMGSRSMLMLLFGTVAHWQAPLLWFWASLSALIFAPFIFNPHQFAWEDFFLDYRDYIRWLSRGNNKYHRNSWIGYVRMSRSRVTGFKRKLVGDESEKSAGDASRAHRTNLIMAEIIPCAIYAAGCFIAFTFINAQTGVKTTDEDRVNSTLRIIICTLAPIVIDIGVLFFCMGLSCCSGPLLGMCCKKTGSVMAGIAHGIAVVVHIVFFIVMWVLEGFSFVRMLIGVVTCIQCQRLIFHCMTVLLLTREFKNDHANTAFWTGKWYSTGLGYMAWTQPTRELTAKVIELSEFAADFVLGHVILIFQLPVICIPKIDKFHSIMLFWLKPSRQIRPPIYSLKQARLRKRMVRRYCSLYFLVLIIFAGCIVGPAVASAHVPKDLGSGLTGTFHNLVQPRNVSNNDTGSQMSTYKSHYYTHTPSLKTWSTIK